In Rutidosis leptorrhynchoides isolate AG116_Rl617_1_P2 chromosome 6, CSIRO_AGI_Rlap_v1, whole genome shotgun sequence, the DNA window taaattcagtttaaCCGAAATCCGAATtgaactaataatatatatatatatataatcaaaaatcaaatttaaaatCGATTTATAACGATAGTTTTGTTTAAATTATGAATTCTTAGCTATTTCGATTTTAACCGAATATTTTAGTTAGATTCGGTTCAATTTCGTTTAAAACCTGAATTCACTTTTGGTTTAAAAATTGAATTTGTTGGTTTCGGTTTAAATTTTCAGGTTCTCTTCCAAGTTTTCAAAACCAAACAAATTGATTAAACTGGAAATTCAGATAAGGACTTAATATACAAACTACAATAACTAGATTTTGTATTATTTTGAAATTTGCAATTCACTTTCTAAAGACAAAGTTTCACGGACGGTTCATGTGATTTGTATCAGAAATTACTCATGACTCCTATACTTTTTTCGTCATCGATGGTCCCTATGGTTTGCACCTTGATCACCGGTGGTCCCTTCCCCTAACGCGCGTTAACTTTTTCCATTAAAATTAGGCATGTGGAAGCCACGGGAGGGCACTATTTTCCTTTtagttttttcattttttttttattaaataatcATATTCTCGCAACCTGACCTTTCAAACCCCAATTCGAAATCGTGCGCATCATGACCGAATGCTAGTGTGGTCGTCCAACTGTGATTTGAACATCATGGACTGTAAAAAAATATATCCAGGTCGTCGTTTTCTACACATGTCTACTGACGGACAAACTGAATGGACAATAGTGCTCTCGCGTGGCTTGCACATGCCTAATTTTAACCAAAAAGTTATTCGGCATTAGACGGAGGGACCACCGGTAATGACGAAATGAAGCCCATGAACCATGAGCGATTTCTGATACAAACTATAATGATCAGCCGTGTAATTTTGTCCTTTCTAAATGTTTGGAGGGATCAGTGTCTTTTCCTGCCCTTCTAAAATTACGTCTTAGTTGTACGTTTGCCTAATAGTGGTGCACAGGGGAGGCCCGGCAGGGGAGCAAAGTGATCGACCGCTCAGGGCCGAGGATTTTTTTGGgcccattttttttatatatacagacATAATCGGAGATTTGAGAAGTAGGAGAACTAGGAAAACTCACATGAAGCAACGAACACAAAACACAATAGGTCCAAAAACAACAATCAAAGGCCCAGAAATAAAAGAAATCAAAGTCCACTAGCATTCTAGCAAAGCCGAAAGAGTTTTTtaaaatagtttataatattcgttaGGGCCCAATGGCCCTTTTTTTCACCTCGTCCAGGGCCCTTGAATTCTCGGGACCGGCTCTGGTGGTGCACGATTAAAATTCTTTTTATTGAGATATAAATCACCGTCATttcacttttaatatttttttccaATACATTTGCATTTGCAGCTATTGAGTTTGCGGAGAGGTTAAGTTACTTCGGCATAGCAACAAGTTTGATTATATACCTCACAAAAGTCCTCCATCAAGATGTTAAGACATCGGCAAAATGTGCAAATCAATGGCTCGGTGTAACGACTCTAATGCCCCTCGTTGGAGGCATTCTAGCTGATAGTTATTTGGGACGTTTTGCTACAGTTCTTGCATCAACTATTATCTATCTAATGGTATCTCACAACAAAGTTCAAAAACTATTATATGTTAGAAACAAAAAGATTCAATAATGTTGATATTCATTTTTATCTTGCCTTGGCAGCATATAATTAGGTGTTGCATCACAACATATGTTATGTTGAATAAAAAAGAAAGCAATATGAAATTAGAGTTTGATCCAACCCTTTATTGTATGAAATGTTCAATTGGTAAATTAGTAAAGGatataaattataaattgaaaGCATATGTTTTACTCTAACAAACATCTGATATAAAATGTTTAATTTTTGATTACAGGGCTTGATTCTCTTAACAATGTCGAGTATGGTTCCGAGCTTAAAACCATGTGAAAGTCACGTACAGTGTCTACAAACAAGAAAGGTTCATGAAATCGTCTTCTTCGTAGCAATATACATGATATCTGTAGGCACAGGTGGCCACAAACCTTCTTTAGAAAGCTTTGGAGCTGATCAATTTGATGATAATCATCCCGATGAACGCAAAAAGAAGATGTCGTTTTTCAACTGGTGGAATGCAGCCTTATGTGCAGGGCTATTACTAGGTGTAACGCTTATTGTATACGTGCAAGATCATGCAGGTTGGGGTCAAGCTGATATTATTCTAACAGTAGTAATGGCTGCTTCGACTGTCATCTTCATCGTTGGTAGACCCTTTTATCGGTATCGAAAACCAGGAAGCCCATTAAAGCCAATGGTACAAGTATGTGTTGCAGCATTTTGTAAGAGAAAACTACCTTTACCTTCTAACCCAAATGAGTTACATGAGGTACCCAAAACAGAAAAGGTCCAAGAAAGACTACTTTGCCACACAGAAACCTTCAAGTAAGCATAACTTTTGTGTTATTTATGTCGTTTAGGTCGTTTGGCATAGAAATTATTGGAGCTTTTTGGAACTATTAGCTTTtagcttttataaaaaaaaaaaaagtccatATTTGATTTAAAAAAATCCGTTTGGTTGAAAGAACTTAAAGCTTTTGGACGGAGGGAAAACATGAAAAACTAATAGAAATAGCGTTTGAGAAAAGGAAAAAAATTCTTTTTGTCATATTACTCTTTTTAACAGTTCCGGTTACTCTGAGAACgcataaatacatataaaaaactAAAAGTTACAGGCTAtcagctagttttgccaaacatacccttAATAAGCGGAAATATACCCTTAATAAGCGGAAATACAGTTTTTTTTACCATGTACATTGTACAAACATTAACAATCAAATGGTGGTTTCAGAATAGTGGTTTTCCCATGTACAGATTTCTTGATAAAGCTGCGATAATCGAAGAACATAAACAAGATCCATGGAGACTATCGACTGTAACGAAGGTGGAGGAAATGAAGCTACTTTTGAACATGATACCGATTTGGTTAACTACGTTACCATTCGGTTTATGTGTAGCACAATCCTCAACATTCTTCATCAAACAAGGAGTGCTAATGAACCGCAAGATCACCGATGACTTTGTCCTTCCTCCAGCCTCAATCAATATTCTAGCCGCCTTTGGGATGATCTTTTCAGTAGCAATTTATGATAGACTTTTAGTTC includes these proteins:
- the LOC139855607 gene encoding protein NRT1/ PTR FAMILY 5.6-like, with the translated sequence MNMEEHLEKRQEIEINEQKWVYDSSFNHRGRTPLRASTGAWKASLFIIAIEFAERLSYFGIATSLIIYLTKVLHQDVKTSAKCANQWLGVTTLMPLVGGILADSYLGRFATVLASTIIYLMGLILLTMSSMVPSLKPCESHVQCLQTRKVHEIVFFVAIYMISVGTGGHKPSLESFGADQFDDNHPDERKKKMSFFNWWNAALCAGLLLGVTLIVYVQDHAGWGQADIILTVVMAASTVIFIVGRPFYRYRKPGSPLKPMVQVCVAAFCKRKLPLPSNPNELHEVPKTEKVQERLLCHTETFKFLDKAAIIEEHKQDPWRLSTVTKVEEMKLLLNMIPIWLTTLPFGLCVAQSSTFFIKQGVLMNRKITDDFVLPPASINILAAFGMIFSVAIYDRLLVPLLRRVTRTERGISILKRIGIGMTFSITTMIISAIVEKKRLTIVKNDPLHGSPTMSVFWLAPQFITIGIADGFTLVGLQEYFYDQVPDSMRSLGIALYLSVIGAGSFLSSFLISIVDQVTTKVSGKSWFATDLNGSRLDYFYLLLAAITTTNLCVYVLVASRYSYKNVQKNTAVAAADCFQDDGHGA